A DNA window from Acropora palmata chromosome 12, jaAcrPala1.3, whole genome shotgun sequence contains the following coding sequences:
- the LOC141860286 gene encoding steroid 17-alpha-hydroxylase/17,20 lyase-like: protein MEHFFCECLTFGNIVLVFVFLLILNQLIELYEFRNMPPGPRLTSLPLIGNLLSFDSLAPGGSFMDATKSLRKNYGSLYSLKLGSYKFVIAEDVTCVKEVLLKKSADYAGRPPFHSFLKSSMDGKDIALGNYGPAWKFHRKLFMTAVRQYLSDQKLVEETISKQVTMLLQYFEEQNGKDFNPGQILMETVANVICRISFGEDFNSSHPDFEELLRLNNESFTDTELSSDIFVLDLFSWAKYFPFKAYKRLDDFTIPIFEILRKELKKQQENYDPTAEVKSLIQMLIKERDAAEAEIEEDEKTALLSDDYIINTLEDMFSAGYETTSTTLRWVIAYLVNNPEYQSMIHEQLDEVVGKGRMPRLDDNFNLPLIKATVLEALRLGNVAELAIPHYTLKDTSLGKYRVPKDTVVLVNLRCIHEDPSCWENPETFNPQRHIDSDGNLITNSGNFLPFSAGRRVCAGEALAKVELFLFVSCMLHKFSFLAAEDGSLPDVKGVSGFTRYPAPYKIRVEKRW from the exons ATGGAACACTTCTTTTGTGAATGCCTCACCTTTGGTAATATCGTgcttgtctttgttttcttgttaattCTAAACCAACTGATCGAGCTTTATGAGTTTAGAAATATGCCACCAGGGCCTCGTTTGACAAGTTTGCCTCTCATTGGAAATTTGCTGAGTTTTGATTCTTTAGCTCCTGGAGGGAGCTTTATGGATGCGACCAAAAG TTTGAGAAAGAATTATGGTTCACTGTATTCACTGAAACTTGGAAGCTACAAATTTGTCATTGCGGAAGATGTTACCTGCGTGAAGGAAGTGCTGCTCAAGAAATCTGCTGACTATGCAGGAAGGCCGCCGTTTCATAGCTTCTTGAAGTCATCAATGG ATGGCAAAGATATTGCATTAGGGAACTACGGCCCTGCTTGGAAATTCCATCGTAAGCTGTTTATGACGGCAGTGCGGCAATACCTCTCTGACCAGAAACTTGTGGAGGAGACCATCTCGAAGCAAGTTACCATGCTTCTACAGTATTTTGAGgaacaaaatggaaaagatTTCAACCCTGGGCAGATTCTAATGGAAACTGTTGCCAACGTCATATGTCGTATCTCCTTTGGAGAAGATTTTAATTCCTCTCATCCAGATTTTGAGGAGCTCTTGCGCTTGAATAATGAATCCTTCACGGATACTGAACTGAGTTCAGACATTTTTGTCTTGGATTTATTTTCATGGGCAAAGTATTTTCCATTTAAGGCGTATAAAAGACTAGATGATTTCACCATCCCTATCTTTGAGATCCTTCGaaaggaattaaaaaagcagCAGGAAAATTATGATCCAACTGCAGAGGTGAAGAGTCTAATCCAAATGTTGATAAAGGAAAGGGATGCTGCAGAGGCTGAAATtgaagaagatgaaaaaaCAGCTCTGCTATCTGATGATTACATCATCAACACTTTGGAAGACATGTTCAGTGCTGGTTATGAAACAACTAGCACTACGTTGCGGTGGGTTATTGCATACTTAGTAAATAACCCAGAATATCAGTCCATGATACACGAACAGTTAGATGAAGTAGTTGGAAAGGGAAGAATGCCAAGGTTAGATGACAACTTCAATCTACCATTGATCAAAGCCACAGTTCTGGAAGCACTGCGCCTTGGAAATGTTGCTGAACTCGCCATTCCTCATTACACTCTGAAGGACACTTCACTTGGAAAATATCGTGTGCCAAAGGATACTGTTGTATTGGTTAATTTGCGTTGTATCCATGAAGATCCAAGCTGTTGGGAGAATCCAGAAACCTTCAACCCACAGCGCCATATTGATTCTGATGGGAACCTCATTACTAACTCTGGCAACTTTCTGCCTTTCTCAGCTGGACGTCGAGTTTGTGCTGGTGAAGCCTTGGCAAAG